TTTGAATTATAATATGTAAAAAGCTTTTTAGTTATAGGAAACTTAACTTTACCAGATTCTGGGTTCGCATCTATCATAACCAAGACTAAGAGCCTGTCCGTACCTTCTGTTTCAAATGCAATGAACCAAGAGATTTCTCTTGTTTTGCTTGAACCTATTTCAGCCGTTCCTGTTTTCCCGGCCAATTCAAGCCCTTGTATATTAGCACTGGAGCCTGTTCCTTCGGAAATAACTTTTTTTAATATGGGAAGCAGGGTATTTATTGTACTTTGCTCCATTATACTTTCGAATGCCACATTTTTTTCTGATGTATCTGTCTTTACATATTCATCTTCTGTATATCCGCCGGTAGCCTCAACAAGTTTTGGGGCCAGCACGTCTCCTCCATTTAATAATGCCGTATACATTGCGGCTAACTGAAGCGGGGTCATTACTATTTCAGCTTGGCCATAACCCATATCTGCTAAGAGCTTCCTATTTATTTCCGTATTTTCATTTGTTATAGACGATGAGGCAACAGGCAGGTCAAAAGCAATTGCTTCATCCATGCCGGCTTTTTGCAAATAATCCACCAACTTGTCCTTGCCGAGCATTAGCATGGCGTATGCAAAGTATATGTTATCCGAATATATCATAGCATTTGTAAGGGTTGTAGGCGACCCTGGGTCTTCATACCTTTTTATAGCTGGGTAGCCCCATGTTTCAAAGCTTGGAGTCCATTTATCATCTTCAATGGTTTCGGTTTCAGGAAAAGGCGTGTCTACGGTTATTGCTCCAGCCTCAAGTGCCGCTGCTGCCGTAAAAGGTTTAATAGCACTTCCGGGAGGATATAGGCCCTGGGTTATCCTTGAGAAAAGTGGATCTGCATTTTCGTCCGAGTTAAGCGCTTCCCACGTCTCATCGCTCACGGAAAGATTAAAAATCATACTGTCGAATGAGGGATAAGATACGGCAGACAATAAACTTCCCGTGTCTGCATTAAGTGTTATAACTACGCCAGACTGGCCTTTAGAAAGGTAGTTATCTAAAAGAGCATAGGAGTATTGCTGCATATCATAATTTATGCTTAAGTATAGATCCTCGCCGTCTTTGGCATCCTTTTCGTATATTGTACGTTTATTATTGCCAAATGAATCTTTTATATATACTATTGTTCCGTTAGAACCGCTCAAAGCATCGTTAAATGCAAGCTCTATACCAGTCTTACCTACAAGACCATAAGGATCATAACCTTTTTCTATAGAGTTTTCCATATCTTCTTCGGATGGAGAGCTGGTGTAACCTATTATGTGGGCCGCTGCTTCGTGAAGGGGGTAGTACCTTATTGGTTTTAGATAAGATGTATCTATGGCGACACCTTTGATTTCTTCTATCTGGCTTATTTTATCATCGGATAACTGCCCTTCTAAGTAAGAGTAAATTTCGACAGTCTCAAGTTCCGAGTCTTTAGCTTTAGTCATTTTATTTAATATTGTAGTCTCATCAAGTGAAAGTATAGATGAAAGTTCAGAAGCTATAGCGTCTAAATCCTCAGCTACGGTTAAGTCGACATAAACGGTCGGGGCATATGAATTTCCTGCTATCGCTTTTCCGTCTGAAGAAAAGATCTCGCCACGGCTGCCTTCTATCTCGGATACGCAAACCGTATCTCCGGATTCCATATCCGGAAAGATAACGCTTTCCTCAAAATTGACATAATAACCAAAGCCGGTGCTTTTAAGACATATAGTATAATCGTTTGTAATATCACCATAGTGGTCAGTTGCATATGTTAATGTATAAGAAAGTAAGTAGTCTTCACCATCGGATTTAATAGAAGCATTTTTATATTCAACATTATTAATTGAGAGTTTATCGAATAGATCTTCATATTCTTCTACGAATTCTTCTTCTGTTGGGTATGTTGGAGAATACGGCCATATATAAGTATATGCGTTTTCAAAGTCTTTTTCTGCTATACATTTTAGAAAGGCAAAGGCGTTAACCGCTTTTGAGATAGTACAGCCAGACAGGGCAGTTGCAATAATTGTTGTTGTGATGAGGAATACAAAAAATTTCTTTAATATAGATTTCATATATCTTACTTCCTCTTTTAATATGTAATTATGATTATATTAGAAAAATACGCT
The DNA window shown above is from Eubacteriales bacterium and carries:
- a CDS encoding penicillin-binding protein 2; amino-acid sequence: MKSILKKFFVFLITTTIIATALSGCTISKAVNAFAFLKCIAEKDFENAYTYIWPYSPTYPTEEEFVEEYEDLFDKLSINNVEYKNASIKSDGEDYLLSYTLTYATDHYGDITNDYTICLKSTGFGYYVNFEESVIFPDMESGDTVCVSEIEGSRGEIFSSDGKAIAGNSYAPTVYVDLTVAEDLDAIASELSSILSLDETTILNKMTKAKDSELETVEIYSYLEGQLSDDKISQIEEIKGVAIDTSYLKPIRYYPLHEAAAHIIGYTSSPSEEDMENSIEKGYDPYGLVGKTGIELAFNDALSGSNGTIVYIKDSFGNNKRTIYEKDAKDGEDLYLSINYDMQQYSYALLDNYLSKGQSGVVITLNADTGSLLSAVSYPSFDSMIFNLSVSDETWEALNSDENADPLFSRITQGLYPPGSAIKPFTAAAALEAGAITVDTPFPETETIEDDKWTPSFETWGYPAIKRYEDPGSPTTLTNAMIYSDNIYFAYAMLMLGKDKLVDYLQKAGMDEAIAFDLPVASSSITNENTEINRKLLADMGYGQAEIVMTPLQLAAMYTALLNGGDVLAPKLVEATGGYTEDEYVKTDTSEKNVAFESIMEQSTINTLLPILKKVISEGTGSSANIQGLELAGKTGTAEIGSSKTREISWFIAFETEGTDRLLVLVMIDANPESGKVKFPITKKLFTYYNSNIATEDDDSTTNNDDN